A stretch of the bacterium SCSIO 12827 genome encodes the following:
- a CDS encoding HlyD family type I secretion periplasmic adaptor subunit — protein sequence MQHQANPPIASPLDELLVKRPMPSLRVAAWPIMILITAVLTWANFAKLDEVSVALGKVVPLGKTKVVQHLEGGIVQEIYVSEGDTVSIGQDLLLLDLASGGTNREELQVRLDSELAARARLQAEAEGRKLKFPRSLETRQPALVEAQRQAHDARQRELKASISVLTSQIKQRELDVKEMQAKKKATERNYSLARERLAMSASLLAEGLTARIEHLKLEAEVEDLDGQLKGLVPAIPRAQAAVEEARKRVSESEEGFRREAREELNKVEQSIARIQELISEAEKQGARSAIKSPINGIVQKMVVNTVGGVVKAGEPIMEIVPTGDKLVVEARLNPTERGFIVEGQPAVVKISTYDFVRYGGLDGRVIAVAPDASTDENGAPYFRVVVQTDKTYLGKTKDLLPITPGMEATVDIHTGRKSVMDYLIKPVLKLKDEAFRER from the coding sequence ATGCAACACCAAGCGAACCCGCCCATTGCCTCTCCGTTGGATGAGCTGTTGGTCAAACGGCCGATGCCGTCCTTGCGCGTTGCGGCTTGGCCGATCATGATTCTGATCACGGCGGTGCTGACTTGGGCCAACTTCGCCAAGCTGGACGAGGTTTCCGTCGCCTTGGGCAAGGTCGTGCCGCTGGGCAAGACCAAGGTTGTCCAGCATCTGGAAGGCGGCATTGTTCAGGAAATCTACGTCTCCGAAGGCGATACGGTGTCGATTGGCCAAGATCTTCTGCTGCTCGATCTGGCGTCGGGCGGCACCAACCGCGAGGAACTGCAGGTTCGCCTCGACAGTGAGTTGGCGGCGCGCGCGCGCCTCCAGGCCGAGGCCGAGGGCCGCAAGCTCAAATTCCCGCGATCCCTGGAAACCCGGCAGCCTGCCCTGGTCGAAGCCCAGCGCCAGGCCCATGATGCCCGCCAGCGCGAATTGAAGGCGTCGATCAGCGTGCTGACGTCGCAGATCAAGCAACGCGAACTGGACGTCAAGGAAATGCAGGCCAAGAAAAAGGCGACGGAGCGTAACTACTCCCTCGCCCGGGAACGCTTGGCCATGTCGGCATCACTGCTAGCCGAGGGCCTGACGGCGCGCATCGAGCACCTGAAGCTGGAGGCCGAGGTCGAAGACCTGGACGGCCAGTTGAAGGGTCTGGTGCCGGCCATCCCCCGCGCCCAGGCGGCGGTCGAGGAAGCCAGAAAGCGCGTGTCGGAATCCGAAGAAGGGTTCCGCCGCGAAGCGCGCGAGGAACTGAACAAGGTCGAACAGTCGATCGCCCGCATTCAGGAACTGATCTCCGAAGCCGAAAAACAAGGGGCCCGATCTGCGATCAAAAGCCCGATCAACGGGATCGTTCAGAAGATGGTCGTCAACACGGTCGGCGGCGTCGTCAAAGCCGGTGAGCCGATCATGGAAATCGTGCCCACGGGCGACAAGCTGGTCGTCGAGGCGCGCCTGAACCCCACGGAACGCGGCTTCATCGTCGAAGGCCAACCCGCCGTGGTCAAGATTTCCACTTATGATTTCGTGCGCTACGGCGGCCTGGACGGCCGGGTGATCGCCGTCGCCCCCGACGCCTCGACGGACGAAAACGGCGCGCCCTACTTCCGCGTCGTGGTTCAGACCGACAAAACCTACCTTGGGAAAACCAAGGATCTTCTGCCGATCACGCCCGGTATGGAAGCCACCGTCGATATCCACACGGGTCGCAAGTCGGTCATGGATTACCTGATCAAGCCCGTCCTGAAGTTGAAGGACGAAGCCTTCCGCGAACGCTGA
- a CDS encoding MotA/TolQ/ExbB proton channel family protein: MSFTTLVGLLAAFGLFIGSVMMSTDNFLIFLSLSSLLMVVGGTLSATFISYEPRYVMLSLKLIWRILFSPKVGRNVLKSEVGRIIRWAYTVQKSGPPALEAEAKKAVRGDKFLKFGVDMVISGYTGEEVREILTNAIESTFGRNTVQVDILRSMGGAAPAFGMIGTLVGLIIMLDNLGGDPTQLGAGLAVALLTTLYGVMFARMIFIPAATKIQQREEIVRFRNYLIAEGLSLLADKKNPRYIADRMNSFLDPAIHFNIDKMKR, translated from the coding sequence ATGTCGTTTACCACACTCGTCGGGTTGCTGGCCGCATTCGGCCTGTTCATCGGCTCAGTCATGATGAGCACCGACAATTTCCTGATTTTCCTAAGCCTTTCGAGCCTTTTAATGGTTGTCGGCGGCACCCTTTCCGCGACGTTCATCTCTTATGAGCCCCGCTACGTCATGCTGTCGTTGAAGCTGATTTGGCGCATCCTGTTTTCGCCCAAGGTCGGGCGTAACGTGCTGAAGTCCGAGGTTGGGCGAATCATTCGCTGGGCCTACACGGTTCAGAAAAGCGGCCCACCGGCGCTTGAGGCCGAGGCCAAGAAAGCGGTACGCGGCGACAAGTTCTTGAAATTCGGCGTCGATATGGTGATTTCCGGCTACACCGGCGAGGAAGTCCGCGAAATCCTGACCAACGCCATCGAATCGACCTTCGGGCGCAATACCGTGCAGGTCGACATCCTGCGCAGCATGGGCGGTGCCGCGCCGGCGTTCGGCATGATCGGGACCCTGGTCGGCCTGATCATCATGCTCGACAACCTGGGCGGCGATCCGACGCAGCTGGGCGCAGGCCTTGCGGTTGCGCTTTTGACGACCCTCTACGGCGTCATGTTCGCCCGCATGATTTTCATTCCCGCCGCGACCAAGATTCAACAGCGCGAGGAAATCGTGCGTTTCCGCAATTACCTGATCGCCGAGGGACTGTCGCTTCTGGCCGACAAGAAGAACCCCCGCTACATCGCGGACCGCATGAACAGCTTCCTCGACCCGGCCATCCACTTCAACATCGACAAAATGAAGAGGTAG